A genomic window from Arthrobacter sp. FW305-BF8 includes:
- a CDS encoding MSMEG_4193 family putative phosphomutase, with amino-acid sequence MTAETPSAPSPPSKPENTLLLLVRHGETPTTGMVLPGRAPGLHLSERGRAQAERVAERLAGLKVDAVYSSPLERTCETAEPTAAAVGLAVHEEPGLLECDFGEWTGVALAELSGLPEWQTVQHNPSAFRFPSGESLTEMQARIVGALEGLGTAHAGGVVVCFSHADPIKAAVAHALGTDLDHFQRIVISPGSVSAISYSDGQAPAVHMVNSTSEPLTGLRA; translated from the coding sequence ATGACTGCAGAAACGCCGTCGGCACCATCACCGCCGTCGAAACCGGAAAACACGCTCCTCCTCCTGGTGCGCCACGGGGAGACGCCCACCACCGGCATGGTGCTGCCCGGGCGGGCGCCGGGACTGCATCTTTCGGAGCGTGGCCGGGCGCAGGCCGAACGGGTTGCGGAACGGCTCGCGGGCCTTAAGGTCGACGCCGTGTACTCCTCACCGCTGGAGCGCACCTGCGAGACGGCGGAGCCAACGGCGGCCGCTGTTGGGCTGGCGGTGCACGAGGAGCCCGGCCTGCTCGAATGCGACTTCGGTGAGTGGACCGGCGTCGCACTCGCCGAACTGTCCGGTCTGCCGGAATGGCAGACGGTGCAGCACAACCCCTCGGCCTTCCGCTTCCCCAGCGGGGAAAGCCTCACGGAGATGCAGGCGCGGATCGTCGGGGCGCTCGAGGGGCTGGGGACAGCGCACGCCGGGGGCGTCGTCGTCTGTTTTTCCCACGCCGACCCGATCAAGGCGGCAGTGGCCCACGCCCTGGGCACGGATCTTGACCACTTCCAGCGGATAGTCATCAGCCCGGGGTCGGTTTCTGCCATTTCATACTCGGACGGTCAGGCGCCTGCCGTACACATGGTGAATTCGACGTCGGAACCGTTGACCGGGCTGCGGGCGTGA
- a CDS encoding SCO1664 family protein, with amino-acid sequence MAGCGRELTLLSEGQVELIGRIPRSSNETFLVEISGGNETGFAVYKPEAGERPLSDFEPGLYRRERAAYLLSESLGWGFVPATVIREEAPLGVGSLQWFIDCDFGEHYFTLYADVPETHPDLSRIALFDYVANNTDRKSGHVLRGDDGRVWGIDHGLCFSATFKLRTVIWDFAGDPVPEALLEDIAPLAESVPEEVAELLDGSEVTALQRRVRRLLHEPVLPVDRTGMRYPWPLV; translated from the coding sequence ATGGCTGGCTGTGGACGCGAGCTGACACTTCTTTCGGAAGGGCAGGTCGAGCTGATCGGACGCATCCCGCGCAGCAGCAACGAGACGTTCCTCGTGGAGATTTCCGGCGGGAACGAGACCGGCTTTGCGGTCTACAAGCCGGAGGCAGGAGAACGGCCGCTATCCGATTTTGAGCCCGGACTGTACCGGCGGGAACGCGCCGCGTACCTGCTCAGCGAGTCCCTGGGCTGGGGATTCGTGCCGGCGACGGTGATCCGCGAGGAGGCACCCTTGGGAGTCGGGTCGCTGCAGTGGTTCATCGACTGCGACTTCGGGGAACATTACTTCACGCTGTACGCCGACGTCCCGGAAACGCACCCCGACCTGTCACGGATCGCCCTGTTCGACTACGTCGCGAATAACACGGACCGCAAAAGCGGGCACGTGCTGCGCGGCGACGACGGCCGGGTGTGGGGCATCGACCACGGGTTGTGCTTCTCGGCAACCTTCAAACTGCGCACCGTGATCTGGGACTTCGCGGGCGACCCCGTCCCGGAGGCCCTGCTCGAGGACATCGCCCCGCTCGCCGAGTCCGTGCCCGAGGAGGTGGCCGAACTCCTCGATGGCTCGGAGGTCACCGCCCTGCAGCGGCGGGTCCGGCGGCTGCTGCACGAACCGGTGCTTCCGGTGGACCGAACCGGCATGCGGTACCCGTGGCCGTTGGTGTAG
- a CDS encoding NAD(P)-dependent alcohol dehydrogenase: MQERSQQQGTRNGDGMRAIVRDTYGGPEVLRLDEVPRPVVKGDDVLIRVRAAGVDRGVWHLMTGLPYLGRLAFGIRKPRNPVLGLDLAGTVEAVGPDVTRFAVGDAVYGSGRGSYAEYAVAPEAQLAAKPQGLSFEQSAAVPVSAVTALLGLRAGKISEGQKVLVTGASGGVGSYAVQLAKAFGAQVTGVCSTGKAGFVRALGADHVIDYTREDFADAGPYDLILDIAGNPPISRLRRALTPTGTAVITGGEGGGKLTGGLHRQLGALALSPFIGQRLTTFLGLVRAAELQDLAPLIEAGKVAPALDRTFPLAEAKDAIRFLENGQVSGKVVLTI; encoded by the coding sequence ATGCAGGAGCGCTCTCAACAACAGGGCACCAGGAACGGGGACGGCATGCGCGCTATTGTCCGGGATACCTACGGAGGGCCGGAGGTGCTGCGTCTGGACGAGGTGCCTCGCCCTGTTGTCAAAGGCGACGACGTGCTCATCCGTGTCAGGGCGGCCGGCGTCGACCGCGGAGTCTGGCACCTGATGACAGGCCTGCCTTACCTCGGCCGTCTCGCATTCGGAATCCGCAAACCGAGGAACCCGGTTCTGGGCCTTGATCTCGCAGGAACCGTAGAAGCCGTAGGTCCCGACGTCACGCGGTTCGCAGTCGGCGACGCGGTCTACGGCAGCGGCCGTGGCTCCTACGCTGAATACGCCGTTGCACCGGAGGCTCAACTGGCCGCGAAGCCCCAGGGCCTCTCCTTCGAGCAGTCCGCGGCGGTGCCGGTCTCCGCGGTCACTGCCCTCCTGGGCCTGCGCGCCGGGAAAATCAGCGAGGGGCAGAAGGTGCTGGTCACCGGAGCGTCCGGCGGCGTCGGCAGCTACGCGGTCCAGCTGGCCAAAGCCTTCGGTGCGCAGGTCACGGGAGTCTGCAGTACCGGCAAGGCCGGGTTTGTCCGTGCCCTCGGCGCCGACCACGTCATCGACTACACCCGTGAAGACTTCGCAGACGCCGGCCCGTACGACCTCATCCTGGATATCGCCGGAAACCCCCCGATCTCCCGCCTGCGCCGCGCTCTGACACCCACAGGAACGGCCGTCATCACCGGCGGTGAGGGCGGCGGCAAACTGACCGGAGGCCTGCACCGCCAACTCGGCGCCCTGGCGCTGTCCCCCTTCATCGGCCAACGGCTGACCACGTTCCTCGGCCTGGTCCGTGCCGCCGAACTTCAGGATCTTGCCCCGCTCATCGAGGCCGGCAAAGTCGCGCCAGCCCTCGACCGGACCTTTCCGCTGGCTGAGGCCAAGGACGCGATCCGCTTCCTGGAAAACGGCCAGGTGTCCGGCAAGGTAGTGCTCACCATCTAA
- a CDS encoding TetR/AcrR family transcriptional regulator codes for MKDAVAGGRDRPVLSREKVMRKALELADRDGIAALSIRSLAQSLGTKPMTLYYYVANKDQILDGLVDLVFTEIETPDAGGEWKEQMRRRAHSAREALRRHPWAVGLLESRKAPGPATLKHHEATLGTLRAAGFTVQQTARAYSLLDSYIYGFALQEAALPIAKHEPMAEVAGPIMERFATGDYPHMVEIAMQVVMQPGYDYGNEFAYGLELILGALEPAPAG; via the coding sequence ATGAAGGACGCAGTAGCGGGCGGCAGGGACCGGCCGGTGCTCAGCCGGGAGAAGGTAATGCGGAAGGCTCTGGAGTTGGCAGACCGGGACGGTATCGCTGCCCTATCGATACGCTCCCTCGCACAGAGCCTGGGCACCAAGCCGATGACGCTCTACTACTACGTGGCCAACAAGGACCAGATCCTTGACGGCCTCGTGGACCTCGTCTTCACGGAAATTGAAACACCGGACGCTGGCGGTGAGTGGAAGGAACAGATGCGCCGCCGGGCCCACTCGGCGCGCGAAGCGCTGCGCCGACATCCGTGGGCGGTGGGGCTGCTGGAATCCCGCAAAGCGCCAGGCCCGGCGACCCTAAAGCACCACGAGGCAACCCTGGGGACACTGCGCGCCGCGGGCTTTACCGTCCAACAGACCGCCCGGGCCTACTCCCTGCTGGACAGCTACATCTACGGGTTCGCCCTCCAGGAAGCCGCACTGCCCATAGCAAAGCATGAGCCGATGGCTGAGGTGGCCGGTCCCATCATGGAACGGTTCGCAACCGGTGACTACCCGCATATGGTCGAGATCGCCATGCAGGTGGTCATGCAGCCCGGCTACGACTACGGCAACGAATTCGCCTACGGGCTGGAGTTGATCCTCGGCGCGTTGGAGCCGGCACCGGCTGGGTAG
- a CDS encoding NAD-dependent epimerase/dehydratase family protein, which produces MRVLVTGTSGLLGREVARLLVRQGHAVVTFQRRPSGVDGAADFCGSVTDDDAVHRAVAGAEGVIHLAAKVSFTGRTAEFDEVNVEGTRRLLGAARDAGVRDMVFVSSPSVANSGAAIAGLGAEPADPEHAHGDYSRTKAEAELLALAADAPDFRVTAVRPHIVWGPGDTQLVERVLERAGRGRLPLLDAGAALIDTTYVDNAASAIVAALHRMEHIHGRSLVVSNGEPRPVGELLAGICAAGGVPAPSWSVPGGVARAAGAVVEKLWTWAGRKEEPPMTRFLAEQLSTAHWFDQRETRELLNWTPAVSLDEGLARLAEHYGSVEARYPAGAGSNAPRINSSP; this is translated from the coding sequence GTGAGGGTCCTCGTCACCGGCACAAGCGGGCTGCTCGGGCGGGAAGTGGCCCGGCTGCTGGTCCGGCAAGGCCACGCCGTCGTTACATTCCAGCGCCGTCCGTCAGGGGTGGACGGCGCTGCAGACTTCTGCGGGTCCGTCACGGACGATGACGCTGTCCATCGCGCGGTTGCCGGCGCCGAGGGCGTCATCCACCTGGCCGCGAAGGTCTCCTTTACGGGCCGCACCGCGGAGTTCGACGAGGTGAACGTCGAAGGCACACGCCGTCTGCTCGGTGCTGCCCGCGATGCAGGCGTGCGGGACATGGTGTTCGTGTCCTCCCCGTCCGTGGCCAACTCCGGCGCCGCCATCGCCGGGCTGGGCGCGGAGCCCGCTGATCCGGAGCATGCGCATGGCGACTACTCCCGCACCAAGGCCGAGGCGGAGCTGCTGGCACTGGCAGCGGACGCTCCGGATTTCCGGGTCACGGCAGTGCGCCCGCACATCGTCTGGGGCCCCGGCGATACCCAGCTCGTGGAACGGGTCCTGGAACGTGCAGGCCGCGGCCGCCTGCCGCTGCTCGACGCCGGGGCGGCCCTGATCGACACCACTTACGTGGACAACGCCGCCTCGGCCATCGTCGCCGCGCTGCACCGCATGGAGCACATCCACGGCCGGTCCCTCGTCGTCAGCAACGGCGAACCCCGCCCGGTCGGCGAGCTGCTGGCGGGCATCTGTGCCGCGGGGGGCGTCCCCGCGCCGTCGTGGTCTGTGCCGGGCGGGGTGGCGCGGGCGGCGGGAGCGGTGGTGGAGAAGCTGTGGACCTGGGCCGGGCGGAAAGAGGAGCCGCCGATGACCAGGTTCCTTGCTGAGCAGCTCTCCACCGCCCACTGGTTCGACCAGCGCGAGACCCGCGAACTTCTCAACTGGACGCCCGCCGTCTCGCTTGATGAGGGCCTCGCGAGGCTGGCCGAGCACTACGGTTCCGTCGAAGCACGCTACCCAGCCGGTGCCGGCTCCAACGCGCCGAGGATCAACTCCAGCCCGTAG
- a CDS encoding alpha/beta fold hydrolase: MVAAGWPGVDWPGAGWPGVDPEWSREIAVASTSAADDPGTVRRWHLLDNGAQLSRRGLAPAGTLLCVHGNPTWSYLWRTLLAAGTDPAHPWRVVAVDQLDMGYSERTGTFRRLADRINDLGDLTDALGLDGPVVTVGHDWGGVISLGWALAHPQQLAGVVLTNTAVHQPAGSGIPPALRLALHPAVHRWGTTTSDTFLRVTHALARPPLAADVRNAFMAPYRGAGRRTGVGNFVADIPADTSHPSHPALTGVAEGLRDLRVPALMLWGPRDPIFSDRYLKDLIGRLPHAKVHRFEGAGHLVAEDRDIAAPVVEWLAELGRDGGPDRQRTKAPADAVPPLWAPLAELAAGAAGGDTAVAEMAPDGSVARSLSWRELEQGIAALAAGLTEAGVGHGCRVSLMVPPGVDLTVALYACLRLGAVVVVADAGLGRRGLSRAVKGATPDFLIGIDRALAAAAVLGWPGRRISVQDLPAARRRLLGVETSLTALARRGASVSPKPPALAPGPDADAAVLFTSGSTGPAKGVLYTHRQLAAMRDTVAETFGIRPGARLVAGFAPFALLGPALGAVSVTPAMDVTAPRTLTARALADAAAAIDATVVFASPAALRNVLATRAGVSGGGRQALEGVELLLSAGAPIPEPLLVEVQRLLPRASLHTPYGMTEALPVTDISLDQIQAADAEAAAGTVAGAGNGVCVGRPVHGARVAVVALAADGTAPGTDLVTEAGVTGEILVSSPHVKEAYDRLWLTQRESSSLSGWHRTGDVGHFDAAGRLWVEGRLAHVVTAAGSVVTPVGAEQAIERLDDVGLAAVVGVGPSGTQAVVAVVETVPPARKPGPAAPQLAGRVRAAALAAGVSVAAVLAVPAQPTDIRHNAKIDRTRLSRWASRVLAGGRPGTP; this comes from the coding sequence TTGGTAGCCGCGGGCTGGCCCGGCGTTGACTGGCCCGGCGCGGGCTGGCCCGGCGTCGACCCCGAATGGTCGCGCGAAATTGCGGTGGCGTCCACCTCCGCCGCGGATGACCCGGGAACCGTGCGCCGCTGGCATCTGCTCGACAATGGCGCCCAGCTTTCCCGCCGCGGCCTGGCTCCCGCCGGCACCCTGCTGTGCGTGCACGGCAACCCGACGTGGTCCTACCTGTGGCGGACCCTGCTGGCCGCCGGAACCGACCCCGCGCATCCGTGGCGTGTGGTGGCGGTGGACCAGCTGGACATGGGCTACTCGGAGCGCACCGGCACCTTCCGGCGCCTGGCCGACCGGATCAATGACCTGGGCGACCTCACCGACGCACTCGGCCTGGACGGGCCGGTGGTTACGGTGGGCCACGACTGGGGCGGCGTGATCAGCCTCGGCTGGGCCCTGGCCCATCCGCAGCAGCTGGCCGGGGTGGTGCTGACCAACACCGCCGTCCACCAGCCCGCCGGCTCCGGCATCCCGCCGGCGCTGCGGCTTGCCCTGCACCCGGCCGTGCACCGCTGGGGAACCACGACGTCGGACACCTTCCTGCGGGTGACGCATGCCCTGGCCCGCCCGCCGCTCGCCGCTGATGTCCGCAATGCCTTCATGGCCCCCTACCGTGGTGCCGGCCGCCGCACCGGCGTGGGGAACTTTGTCGCGGACATTCCCGCCGACACGTCCCATCCCAGCCATCCGGCGCTCACCGGCGTCGCCGAAGGGCTGCGCGACTTGAGGGTTCCGGCCCTCATGCTGTGGGGCCCGCGGGACCCGATCTTTTCCGACCGGTACCTGAAGGACCTCATCGGCCGTCTGCCGCATGCCAAGGTGCACCGCTTCGAGGGTGCCGGCCACCTGGTCGCGGAAGACCGGGACATCGCCGCTCCCGTCGTCGAGTGGCTTGCCGAGCTGGGCCGGGACGGCGGACCTGATCGGCAACGGACAAAGGCCCCGGCCGACGCCGTCCCGCCGCTTTGGGCGCCGCTCGCCGAGCTGGCGGCAGGAGCCGCCGGCGGGGACACCGCCGTCGCGGAAATGGCGCCGGACGGCAGCGTTGCCCGCTCGCTCAGCTGGCGGGAGCTGGAACAGGGCATCGCCGCGCTCGCGGCGGGCCTGACGGAAGCCGGCGTAGGGCATGGCTGCCGGGTGAGCCTGATGGTCCCGCCCGGCGTGGACCTGACCGTGGCCCTCTACGCGTGCCTGCGGCTTGGGGCCGTGGTGGTCGTGGCCGACGCGGGGCTTGGCCGCCGCGGGCTGAGCCGCGCCGTGAAGGGCGCCACCCCGGATTTCCTGATCGGCATCGACAGGGCGCTGGCGGCTGCCGCGGTGCTCGGCTGGCCGGGACGCCGCATCAGTGTCCAGGACCTGCCGGCCGCCCGCCGCCGCCTTCTCGGCGTCGAAACCTCCCTCACCGCCCTCGCCCGGCGGGGAGCGAGCGTCAGCCCGAAACCGCCGGCCCTGGCTCCTGGTCCGGATGCCGACGCCGCCGTGCTCTTCACGTCCGGCTCCACCGGTCCCGCCAAGGGTGTGCTCTACACGCACCGGCAGCTGGCCGCGATGCGGGATACGGTGGCCGAAACGTTCGGGATCCGGCCCGGTGCCAGACTGGTGGCGGGCTTCGCGCCGTTCGCCCTGCTGGGGCCCGCGCTCGGAGCGGTTTCGGTGACGCCGGCCATGGACGTCACTGCGCCCCGGACCCTGACGGCCCGCGCGCTGGCCGACGCCGCCGCGGCCATAGACGCTACCGTGGTTTTCGCCTCGCCGGCGGCCCTGCGTAACGTCCTTGCCACGCGGGCTGGCGTGAGTGGTGGAGGGCGTCAAGCCTTGGAGGGTGTCGAGTTGCTGCTGTCTGCCGGCGCGCCCATTCCCGAACCGCTCCTGGTGGAGGTGCAGCGGCTGCTGCCCCGGGCCTCGCTGCATACCCCGTACGGGATGACCGAGGCGCTGCCGGTCACCGACATCAGCCTCGACCAAATCCAGGCCGCCGATGCCGAAGCTGCCGCCGGCACCGTGGCGGGAGCAGGCAATGGCGTGTGCGTGGGGCGGCCCGTGCATGGCGCGCGCGTGGCCGTCGTCGCACTGGCGGCGGATGGCACCGCACCCGGCACCGATTTGGTGACTGAAGCCGGCGTGACTGGCGAGATCCTCGTGAGTTCACCGCACGTCAAGGAAGCGTACGACAGGCTTTGGCTGACCCAGCGGGAGAGCAGCAGTCTGTCCGGATGGCACCGCACCGGCGACGTGGGGCACTTCGACGCCGCCGGCCGGCTCTGGGTGGAAGGACGTCTCGCGCACGTGGTGACGGCGGCCGGTTCCGTGGTCACGCCCGTGGGCGCCGAACAGGCCATCGAACGCCTCGACGACGTCGGGCTGGCCGCCGTCGTCGGGGTGGGTCCGTCCGGAACGCAGGCCGTCGTCGCCGTCGTCGAGACCGTGCCTCCCGCCCGCAAACCCGGCCCCGCTGCGCCGCAGCTTGCCGGGCGTGTCCGCGCGGCGGCACTCGCCGCGGGCGTCAGTGTCGCCGCAGTGCTCGCAGTCCCGGCACAGCCCACCGACATCCGGCACAACGCCAAGATCGACAGGACCCGTCTGTCCCGCTGGGCTTCGCGGGTGCTGGCCGGCGGCCGTCCGGGCACGCCGTGA
- a CDS encoding 3-oxoacyl-ACP synthase III, protein MAGNATFRHSNTALLSVSSVEAPKIVSSTDFDRRLASTLQRLKFPPRLLERVAGITHRRWWAAGTSFDDAAVEAGAKALAEAGVEASEIGLLINTSVTRRNLEPSVAVKIHHGLSLPSSAMNFDLANACLGFVNGMTLAANMIDSGQIKYAMIVNGEDAQATQEATLARLQRPETTREDFNREFATLTLGSGAAAAVLGPADQHPGAHRIVGGVVRAGTEHHELCVGGIDGMATDTKGLLDGGLQLVVDAWHEAQPEWDWGSMDRYVTHQVSNAYTKAIIDAIDLDPDRVPITFPHWGNVGPASLPMTLAAEAQSLETGNRVLCMGVGSGLNTAMMEIVW, encoded by the coding sequence TTGGCAGGGAATGCAACCTTCCGGCACAGCAACACCGCGCTGCTTTCGGTGAGCAGTGTCGAGGCTCCGAAGATCGTGAGTTCCACGGATTTCGACCGGAGGCTGGCTTCGACCCTGCAGCGGCTGAAGTTCCCGCCGCGGCTGCTTGAGCGCGTTGCCGGCATAACGCACCGCCGCTGGTGGGCCGCCGGGACGTCGTTCGACGATGCTGCGGTCGAAGCTGGCGCGAAGGCCCTGGCCGAGGCCGGCGTCGAGGCGTCCGAAATCGGCCTGCTGATCAACACCTCGGTCACGCGGCGCAACCTCGAACCGTCTGTCGCGGTGAAGATCCACCACGGACTAAGCCTGCCGTCGTCGGCCATGAACTTTGACCTGGCCAACGCCTGCCTTGGATTCGTCAACGGCATGACCCTGGCGGCCAACATGATTGACTCCGGGCAGATCAAGTACGCGATGATCGTCAACGGTGAGGACGCCCAGGCCACGCAGGAGGCCACTTTGGCCCGGCTGCAGCGCCCCGAGACCACCCGCGAGGACTTCAACCGCGAGTTCGCCACCCTCACCCTGGGCTCCGGCGCCGCCGCAGCGGTGTTGGGCCCCGCGGACCAGCACCCCGGCGCGCACCGGATCGTCGGCGGCGTGGTGCGGGCCGGCACTGAGCACCATGAACTGTGCGTGGGCGGCATCGACGGCATGGCCACCGACACCAAGGGCCTGCTCGATGGCGGCCTGCAGCTCGTGGTGGACGCCTGGCACGAGGCCCAGCCCGAGTGGGACTGGGGCTCGATGGACCGCTACGTCACCCACCAGGTGAGCAATGCCTATACGAAGGCCATCATTGACGCCATCGACCTTGACCCGGACAGGGTGCCCATCACGTTCCCGCACTGGGGCAACGTGGGGCCGGCGTCCCTCCCCATGACCCTGGCCGCGGAAGCCCAAAGCCTCGAAACGGGGAACCGCGTGCTGTGCATGGGGGTCGGGTCCGGCCTGAACACCGCCATGATGGAAATCGTTTGGTAG
- a CDS encoding MFS transporter has product MTEQEPAPVQDADTDAEAPTLTDPGAVDTSLRSPAQRSLTFTGILVNTALANVTTSYLWFALTFWVYLGTRNVIATGVVGGAYMLLIALSSISFGTFVDRYRKLAVMRFAAAFTLVMFTLSGVMFLLAPAELILDLSQPWFWAFTLIILVGAVVENMRNIALSTTVTILIEPDRRANANGLVGMVQGLMFIVTSLLSGLSVGLLGMGWTIVVALVLTALAFAHLLTLRMPEELRAAATDAQGGFDLRGSLAAVLAIAGLFALILFSTFNNFIGGVYMALMDPYGLEMFSVEMWGAVFALGSTGFIIGGALIGKFGLGANPLRTLLIAVAVMGLLGAVFTLREWAWLYVAGIWLYLVLIPFVEAAEQTVIQQVVPLPRQGRVFGFAMAFESAAAPVTAFLIAPIAQFWIIPYARSAEGAAQLAPLLGEGTSRGIALVFLVAGIIMIAAALAAFLTPVYRRVSASYAQAAADAPEASA; this is encoded by the coding sequence ATGACCGAGCAGGAACCCGCCCCGGTCCAGGATGCTGACACTGACGCCGAGGCTCCGACGCTGACCGATCCCGGCGCCGTCGATACTTCCTTGCGCAGTCCGGCACAGCGGTCCCTCACCTTTACCGGGATCCTGGTGAATACCGCGCTTGCCAACGTCACCACCAGCTACCTCTGGTTCGCGCTGACGTTCTGGGTGTACCTGGGGACGCGCAATGTGATCGCCACGGGGGTGGTCGGCGGGGCGTACATGCTGTTGATCGCCCTTTCCAGCATCAGCTTCGGCACCTTCGTGGACCGCTACCGCAAGCTGGCGGTGATGCGCTTCGCCGCCGCCTTCACCCTGGTGATGTTCACGCTTTCCGGGGTCATGTTCCTCCTGGCGCCCGCCGAACTGATCCTGGACCTGTCCCAGCCCTGGTTCTGGGCCTTTACGCTGATCATCCTGGTCGGGGCGGTAGTGGAAAACATGCGCAACATCGCGCTGTCCACCACGGTCACCATCCTCATCGAGCCCGACCGGAGGGCCAACGCCAACGGGCTGGTGGGCATGGTGCAGGGGCTGATGTTCATCGTCACTTCCCTGCTCTCCGGGCTGTCCGTCGGGCTGCTGGGCATGGGGTGGACCATCGTCGTCGCCCTGGTGCTTACCGCCCTGGCGTTCGCGCACCTGCTCACCCTGCGGATGCCCGAGGAACTGCGCGCCGCCGCCACCGATGCACAGGGCGGATTCGATCTGCGCGGTTCACTCGCTGCCGTGCTTGCCATCGCCGGACTGTTCGCGCTCATCCTGTTTTCCACCTTCAACAACTTCATCGGCGGCGTCTACATGGCGCTGATGGATCCGTACGGCCTCGAGATGTTCTCCGTGGAGATGTGGGGCGCCGTCTTCGCGCTCGGCTCAACGGGGTTCATCATAGGCGGGGCGCTGATCGGCAAATTCGGGCTCGGCGCCAACCCGTTGCGCACCCTGCTCATCGCTGTGGCCGTGATGGGGCTCCTCGGTGCGGTGTTCACGCTGCGGGAGTGGGCCTGGCTGTACGTCGCGGGCATCTGGCTGTACCTGGTCCTGATACCGTTCGTGGAGGCCGCCGAGCAGACTGTCATCCAGCAGGTGGTGCCCCTGCCCCGCCAGGGCCGGGTGTTCGGATTCGCGATGGCCTTCGAGTCGGCCGCGGCGCCGGTCACCGCGTTCCTCATTGCCCCTATCGCGCAGTTCTGGATCATCCCGTACGCGCGGTCCGCCGAGGGCGCAGCCCAGCTGGCCCCGCTCCTGGGCGAGGGCACCTCGCGGGGCATCGCTCTGGTGTTCCTGGTGGCTGGAATCATCATGATCGCGGCCGCATTGGCGGCCTTTCTGACGCCGGTCTACCGCCGGGTTTCGGCATCATATGCTCAGGCGGCCGCGGACGCCCCGGAGGCCTCTGCGTGA
- a CDS encoding CBU_0592 family membrane protein has protein sequence MELLWEISGWAGAVAILSAYLAVSMGWLKAGKGFQTANLLGSCAFIVNGAFHEAWPSVVTNVAWFLISAVALVRMRSQQEPTVAAAEPQHVQFPGVPETGQMAIIEAPQARCA, from the coding sequence ATGGAACTGCTGTGGGAAATCTCCGGTTGGGCAGGCGCTGTTGCGATTCTGAGTGCGTACCTGGCTGTGTCCATGGGTTGGCTGAAGGCCGGCAAGGGCTTCCAGACCGCGAATCTCCTCGGTTCGTGTGCCTTCATTGTCAACGGCGCGTTCCACGAAGCCTGGCCGTCCGTGGTCACGAATGTCGCCTGGTTCCTTATCTCCGCGGTAGCGCTTGTTCGCATGCGCTCCCAGCAGGAGCCCACGGTTGCCGCTGCTGAGCCCCAGCACGTGCAATTTCCCGGTGTCCCCGAAACCGGCCAGATGGCCATCATCGAAGCCCCCCAGGCGCGCTGCGCCTAA
- a CDS encoding LysR family transcriptional regulator gives MDIDPRRLRVLLAVARTGGVLAAADELGISPSAVSQQLNKLEDETGHALVVRTPKGSVLTPAGLAVAEAGEEIERALSVARARMEGGAKIAGVVRVGGFTSFVRTVVIPRLPEWRIQYPQLQIRMIEDDFPALMRLLRQRALDAVVIELDSTTTAGQRSLGAGMIEEPLLDEPWKLVVPAGALLTTENIDLGRLPLPWLGVESSAANASVLGRLRESTGAQLETVHQYQDTLTALALVAAGEGVAIVPTLALTGLVQDGVDVLDVPGLGTRRIVLRRFDRRRSASLPVDTVARLLRESAAAFDTRSTS, from the coding sequence ATGGATATTGATCCGCGCCGGCTGCGAGTTCTTCTTGCGGTTGCCCGCACAGGCGGGGTGCTCGCCGCCGCTGACGAACTGGGAATTTCGCCCTCGGCCGTGTCCCAGCAGCTCAATAAGTTGGAGGACGAGACGGGGCACGCCCTGGTGGTACGCACACCCAAGGGCTCGGTTTTGACACCCGCCGGCCTGGCCGTAGCCGAAGCCGGCGAGGAGATCGAACGCGCACTCAGCGTCGCCCGCGCGCGGATGGAAGGCGGGGCCAAGATCGCGGGGGTTGTGCGAGTGGGCGGCTTCACCAGCTTTGTCCGCACGGTGGTGATCCCGCGCCTGCCCGAGTGGCGCATCCAGTACCCGCAATTACAGATCCGGATGATTGAGGACGACTTCCCCGCCTTGATGCGGCTGCTTCGGCAGCGCGCCCTCGACGCCGTCGTGATTGAGCTCGATTCGACGACGACGGCCGGGCAGCGTTCACTGGGCGCCGGAATGATCGAGGAACCCCTCCTGGACGAGCCCTGGAAACTGGTGGTTCCCGCGGGTGCGCTCCTCACCACCGAGAACATCGACCTTGGCCGTCTGCCCCTTCCCTGGCTCGGCGTCGAGTCCTCAGCAGCCAACGCTTCGGTCCTCGGCCGGCTCCGTGAGTCAACGGGCGCCCAGTTGGAGACGGTGCATCAGTACCAGGACACGCTGACCGCTCTCGCACTCGTCGCGGCCGGCGAAGGGGTTGCCATCGTGCCCACCTTGGCGTTGACCGGTCTCGTCCAGGACGGGGTGGACGTCCTGGACGTTCCCGGGCTGGGCACGCGGCGCATTGTTCTGCGGCGGTTCGACCGGCGACGGTCAGCCAGCCTGCCTGTGGACACCGTGGCGCGCCTCCTGCGGGAATCGGCTGCGGCCTTCGACACGCGCTCGACGTCGTGA
- a CDS encoding lmo0937 family membrane protein, translated as MLLWIAIIIAVLWLLGLLGNIGGGLIHLLLVIAVVVLIFHFVRGRSSRV; from the coding sequence ATGTTGCTTTGGATAGCCATCATTATCGCGGTTCTCTGGCTTCTCGGCCTGCTCGGCAACATCGGCGGCGGCTTAATTCACCTGCTTTTGGTTATAGCGGTGGTGGTCCTGATCTTCCACTTCGTCCGTGGCAGGTCCTCCCGGGTGTAG